One window of Pyrus communis chromosome 12, drPyrComm1.1, whole genome shotgun sequence genomic DNA carries:
- the LOC137710596 gene encoding agamous-like MADS-box protein AP1 isoform X2: MGRGRVQLKRIENKVNRQVTFSKRRSGLLKKAHEISVLCDAEVALIIFSTKGKLFEYSTDSCMERILERYERYSHAERQLLANENESTGSWTLEHAKLKARVEVLQRNQSHYMGEDLQILSLQELQNLEQQLDSALKRIRSRKNQVMYESISELQKKDKALQEQNNLLAKNVMEKEKAVAPQAQLDHAQKQSLDFSSTLLPQALQSLNFRSNYHQAIRSSDGISGVNQQDGDETAIPHRPHTLLPPWMLRHLNE; the protein is encoded by the exons ATGGGGAGGGGAAGGGTGCAGCTGAAGAGGATTGAGAACAAGGTCAACAGGCAGGTGACCTTCTCAAAGAGAAGGTCAGGGCTGCTGAAGAAAGCTCATGAGATTTCTGTGCTTTGTGATGCTGAGGTTGCTTTGATTATCTTCTCTACCAAAGGCAAGCTTTTTGAGTACTCCACTGATTCCTG CATGGAAAGGATCCTGGAAAGGTACGAAAGATACTCACATGCAGAGAGGCAGCTTCttgcaaatgaaaatgaatCCACT GGTAGCTGGACTCTGGAACATGCAAAGCTCAAGGCTAGGGTGGAGGTTTTACAAAGAAATCAAAG TCATTATATGGGAGAAGATCTCCAAATCTTAAGTCTCCAAGAGCTACAGAATTTAGAGCAACAGCTTGATTCTGCACTAAAGCGCATAAGGTCAAGAAAG AACCAAGTCATGTACGAATCGATTTCTGAGCTCCAGAAGAAG GATAAGGCATTGCAGGAGCAAAACAACTTGCTGGCAAAGAAT GTAATGGAGAAGGAGAAAGCAGTAGCTCCACAGGCACAATTGGATCATGCGCAGAAGCAGAGCTTGGACTTCTCCTCCACCCTTCTACCACAGGCATTGCAGTCCCTGAATTTCAG GTCCAATTACCACCAGGCCATTAGATCAAGTGATGGAATATCAGGAGTTAATCAGCAGGATGGAGATGAAACCGCGATTCCACATAGACCTCACACGCTGCTGCCCCCTTGGATGCTCCGCCACCTTAATGAATAG
- the LOC137710596 gene encoding agamous-like MADS-box protein AGL8 homolog isoform X1, protein MGRGRVQLKRIENKVNRQVTFSKRRSGLLKKAHEISVLCDAEVALIIFSTKGKLFEYSTDSCMERILERYERYSHAERQLLANENESTGSWTLEHAKLKARVEVLQRNQSHYMGEDLQILSLQELQNLEQQLDSALKRIRSRKNQVMYESISELQKKDKALQEQNNLLAKNVMEKEKAVAPQAQLDHAQKQSLDFSSTLLPQALQSLNFSRSNYHQAIRSSDGISGVNQQDGDETAIPHRPHTLLPPWMLRHLNE, encoded by the exons ATGGGGAGGGGAAGGGTGCAGCTGAAGAGGATTGAGAACAAGGTCAACAGGCAGGTGACCTTCTCAAAGAGAAGGTCAGGGCTGCTGAAGAAAGCTCATGAGATTTCTGTGCTTTGTGATGCTGAGGTTGCTTTGATTATCTTCTCTACCAAAGGCAAGCTTTTTGAGTACTCCACTGATTCCTG CATGGAAAGGATCCTGGAAAGGTACGAAAGATACTCACATGCAGAGAGGCAGCTTCttgcaaatgaaaatgaatCCACT GGTAGCTGGACTCTGGAACATGCAAAGCTCAAGGCTAGGGTGGAGGTTTTACAAAGAAATCAAAG TCATTATATGGGAGAAGATCTCCAAATCTTAAGTCTCCAAGAGCTACAGAATTTAGAGCAACAGCTTGATTCTGCACTAAAGCGCATAAGGTCAAGAAAG AACCAAGTCATGTACGAATCGATTTCTGAGCTCCAGAAGAAG GATAAGGCATTGCAGGAGCAAAACAACTTGCTGGCAAAGAAT GTAATGGAGAAGGAGAAAGCAGTAGCTCCACAGGCACAATTGGATCATGCGCAGAAGCAGAGCTTGGACTTCTCCTCCACCCTTCTACCACAGGCATTGCAGTCCCTGAATTTCAG CAGGTCCAATTACCACCAGGCCATTAGATCAAGTGATGGAATATCAGGAGTTAATCAGCAGGATGGAGATGAAACCGCGATTCCACATAGACCTCACACGCTGCTGCCCCCTTGGATGCTCCGCCACCTTAATGAATAG
- the LOC137710599 gene encoding universal stress protein PHOS32-like translates to MSRKYARLCGARPTVCLPILSLSHRSKRKSRRRSGSVEATTDHNSTKFWKNISSRGDDDLGSTAEDVKNGNKIMVVVDSSLEAKGALEWALSHTVQPQDTIVLLHVAKPSKQEGADSNGSTNLRDFELLRSMKNVCQRKRPGVEVEVALLEGKEKGPIIVEEAKRQMVSLLVLGQKRKRSTWWQLIKRWTRSRSSGEVFVEYCIQNSACMTIAVRRKSKKLGGYLITTKLHKNFWLLA, encoded by the exons ATGAGCAGGAAATATGCAAGACTGTGTGGTGCCCGGCCGACTGTTTGTCTTCCAATCCTTTCACTGTCTCACAGGTCGAAACGCAAGTCTAGACGGCGTTCCGGTTCCGTCGAAGCTACTACTGATCATAACAGCACAAAGTTCTGGAAGAATATTAGCAGCAGGGGGGATGACGACTTGGGTAGTACTGCAGAAGATGTGAAAAATGGGAACAAGATAATGGTTGTTGTGGATTCAAGCCTTGAAGCTAAGGGAGCTCTCGAATGGGCACTATCCCACACTGTGCAACCCCAGGACACCATTGTTCTTCTTCATGTAGCTAAACCCTCCAAACAAGAAG GTGCAGACTCAAATGGGAGCACTAATTTAAGGGACTTTGAACTGCTTCGCTCGATGAAAAATGTGTGCCAAAGGAAAAGGCCTGGG gTGGAAGTGGAGGTAGCATTGCTTGAAGGGAAAGAAAAGGGCCCAATAATAGTGGAAGAAGCTAAGAGACAAATGGTGTCCCTACTTGTTCTTGGCCAAAAAAGAAAGAGGTCGACGTGGTGGCAGCTAATCAAGAGGTGGACAAGGAGCAGATCATCAGGGGAGGTTTTTGTGGAATACTGCATTCAAAATTCTGCATGCATGACGATTGCTGTGAGGAGAAAGAGCAAGAAATTGGGAGGTTACTTGATCACCACTAAGCTTCACAAGAATTTCTGGCTTCTAGCTTGA
- the LOC137710598 gene encoding ADP,ATP carrier protein ER-ANT1-like encodes MATKSEKFSVDFVMGGMAALVSKSAAAPIERVKLLLQNQGEMIKRGQIKRPYKGVSDCFARVFREEGVLSFWRGNQANVIRYFPTQAFNFAFRGYFKSIFGCSKEKDGYIMWFAGNVASGSAAGATTSLFLYHLDYARTRLGTDGRGSAVSGQHQFRGILDVYCKTLSSDGIVGLYRGFGASIIGITMYRGMYFGIYDTMKPIVLVGPLEGNFLASFLLGWSVTTVSGVCAYPFDTIRRRMMLTSGQPSKYRNALHAFREIVHLEGFKALFRGVTANMLLGVAGAGVLAGYDQLQRVAYRKGYFIEPHQRVLK; translated from the exons ATGGCAACAAAGTCTGAGAAGTTTTCTGTGGATTTTGTGATGGGGGGAATGGCAGCATTGGTGTCAAAGAGTGCAGCAGCACCCATTGAGAGAGTGAAGCTTCTGCTGCAGAATCAGGGAGAGATGATAAAAAGAGGGCAGATTAAGAGACCTTATAAGGGTGTTAGTGATTGCTTTGCAAGGGTGTTCAGAGAGGAAGGTGTGTTGTCGTTTTGGCGAGGCAACCAGGCCAATGTCATTCGATATTTTCCTACTCAG GCTTTCAACTTTGCATTTAGAGGTTACTTCAAAAGCATCTTTGGCTGCTCAAAAGAGAAAGATGGGTACATAATGTGGTTTGCTGGAAATGTGGCTTCAGGAAGTGCTGCTGGAGCAACTACTTCATTATTTCTATATCATCTAGACTATGCCCGTACGCGGCTAGGCACCGATGGGAGGGGGTCTGCAGTTAGTGGTCAACACCAGTTCAGAGGGATTCTAGATGTTTACTGTAAAACCTTATCAAGTGATGGAATAGTGGGGCTCTATCGAGGTTTTGGGGCTTCAATtattggaattacaatgtatcGAGGAATGTACTTTGGGATTTATGACACCATGAAGCCTATTGTTTTGGTTGGTCCTTTGGAG GGGAATTTTTTGGCTAGTTTTTTGCTTGGCTGGAGTGTTACAACAGTCTCTGGGGTCTGCGCCTATCCATTTGATACCATTCGGCGGAGAATGATGCTAACGTCAGGACAACCGTCAAAGTATCGCAATGCCTTGCATGCATTTCGGGAGATTGTTCACCTTGAGGGTTTCAAAGCACTGTTCCGAGGAGTAACTGCAAATATGCTTCTAGGAGTTGCCGGAGCTGGGGTACTTGCAGGATATGACCAGCTCCAGAGAGTTGCGTATAGAAAGGGTTATTTTATTGAGCCACATCAAAGAGTTCTGAAGTAA
- the LOC137710597 gene encoding hexosyltransferase GAUT11-like — MRRRAAEYRRPVRRKFSNWIWALFGIFSVAGLVLLVVNHNQHEDRVEQPVLERNTRLEQVAHESLNFTEEILSARSFSRQLAEQMTLAKAYVIIAKEHNNLHLAWELSSKIRSCQLLLSTAAMRGEPVTLEEAEPIIKSLSYLIFRAEDAHYDIATTIMTMKSHIQALEQRANAATVQSTVFGQLAAEALPKSLHCLNVKLTADWLKKPSLQRLADEKRNSPILVDNNTYHFCIFSDNVVATSVVVNSTVSNADHPKQLVFHIVTNGINYGTMQAWFQSNDFKGSTIEVQNVEEFSWFNASYSPIMKQLLDADSRDFYFGGYQDMNVVPKLRSPKYLSLLNHLRFYIPEIHPQLEKVVFLDDDVVVQKDLTPLFSLDLHGNVNGAVETCLEAFHRYYKYLNFSNPIISAKFDPQACGWAFGMNVFDLIAWKKANVTARYHYWQEQNADGTLWRLGTLPPGLLTFYGLTEPLDRRWHVLGLGYDLNIDNRLIESAAVVHFNGFMKPWLKLAIGRYRPLWERYINQSHPYLQDCVTS, encoded by the exons ATGCGGAGGCGGGCGGCCGAGTATCGGCGCCCGGTTCGACGGAAGTTTTCGAATTGGATCTGGGCGCTTTTTGGGATCTTCTCCGTTGCAGGCCTGGTTTTGTTAGTTGTGAACCATAACCAGCATGAAGATCGGGTCGAACAACCCGTGCTG GAGAGAAATACGAGACTTGAGCAGGTTGCTCATGAGAGTTTAAATTTTACTGAAGAAATATTGAGTGCTAGATCGTTTTCCAGGCAGCTAGCTGAGCAAATGACACTTGCCAAAGCTTATGTTATTATTGCCAAGGAGCACAATAACCTTCATCTTGCTTGGGAGCTTAGTTCAAAGATCCGAAGTTGCCAGCTTTTGCTGTCAACAGCTGCCATGAGGGGGGAGCCTGTGACACTAGAGGAAGCAGaaccaataattaaaagccTATCATACCTGATATTCAGAGCCGAAGATGCACATTATGACATTGCAACCACAATAATGACAATGAAATCCCATATCCAAGCCCTTGAACAGCGTGCAAATGCCGCAACAGTTCAAAGCACAGTATTTGGGCAACTAGCTGCTGAAGCATTACCCAAAAGCCTCCATTGCCTAAATGTTAAGCTGACAGCTGATTGGCTTAAAAAGCCATCTCTGCAACGACTTGCAGATGAGAAGAGGAATTCTCCCATACTGGTGGACAACAATACCTACCATTTCTGCATATTTTCAGACAATGTGGTTGCCACCTCTGTGGTTGTCAACTCCACTGTCTCCAATGCTGACCATCCAAAACAGCTGGTCTTCCACATTGTCACAAATGGGATCAACTATGGGACAATGCAGGCGTGGTTCCAAAGTAATGATTTCAAAGGGTCCACAATAGAAGTGCAGAATGTTGAGGAATTTTCTTGGTTTAATGCTTCTTATTCTCCTATCATGAAACAGCTCCTTGATGCAGATTCGCGAGACTTTTATTTTGGTGGATATCAAGATATGAATGTTGTGCCAAAGCTGCGGAGCCCTAAGTATCTATCTTTGCTCAATCACCTTCGATTCTACATTCCAGAGATCCATCCGCAGCTGGAGAAGGTAGTTTTTCTTGATGATGACGTTGTTGTCCAGAAGGATCTGACCCCACTTTTCTCGTTGGATTTGCATGGAAATGTGAATGGAGCAGTGGAAACTTGTCTTGAAGCATTTCATCGTTATTACAAGTATCTGAATTTCTCAAACCCAATCATCAGCGCCAAGTTTGATCCACAGGCATGTGGGTGGGCCTTTGGTATGAATGTCTTTGATTTAATTGCTTGGAAGAAAGCAAATGTAACTGCACGGTATCATTACTGGCAGGAGCAGAATGCCGATGGGACACTTTGGAGGCTGGGCACTCTTCCGCCTGGCCTTCTAACATTTTACGGTCTGACAGAGCCGCTTGATAGGAGATGGCATGTATTAGGACTGGGGTATGATCTGAACATTGACAACCGATTGATTGAGAGTGCGGCAGTGGTTCACTTTAATGGGTTCATGAAGCCGTGGCTGAAGTTGGCCATTGGCAGGTATAGGCCTCTCTGGGAGCGGTATATAAATCAAAGCCACCCATACCTCCAAGATTGTGTCACAAGCTAG
- the LOC137710229 gene encoding flavonol sulfotransferase-like produces MAPGDREVEENKMIVPENLEEMLSTLPKEKSWGAGGCFYKYQGFWYSSVWLLGTIWAQQWFKARETDFLLASSPKSGTTWMKALMIAIVNRKHHGSLSPSSHPLLIKNPHNCVPFLEVRDQEHMIGSNPITYLDSLPAASPRLLSTHIPYSSLPKSVLGGRIVYIARNPKDVFVSFWKFSEQFASKNNQKPQESPSISMEEAFELFCNGVSTNGPFWDHVLGYWKASTERPDEVLFVKYEDMKRDTMHHVKKLAEFMGHPFSSEEEREGVLQEVIELCSFENLSNLEVNKSGTFQLLVDNSAFFRRGEVGDSKNHLTPEMLERLDKITQEKLGTFGLEL; encoded by the exons ATGGCTCCAGGTGATCGAGAAGTAGAGGAAAACAAGATGATTGTCCCCGAAAATTTAGAAGAAATGCTATCAACTCTCCCGAAAGAAAAAAGCTGGGGAGCTGGTGGGTGTTTCTACAAATACCAAGGGTTTTGGTATTCCAGCGTTTGGCTTTTAGGTACCATTTGGGCACAACAATGGTTCAAGGCTAGAGAGACTGACTTTCTCTTGGCATCGTCTCCAAAGTCGGGCACAACCTGGATGAAGGCCCTCATGATTGCTATCGTAAACCGAAAGCACCATGGATCATTATCACCATCATCTCATCCGCTGCTCATCAAAAATCCACATAACTGCGTGCCCTTCTTAGAAGTACGCGACCAAGAGCACATGATTGGATCCAATCCGATCACGTACCTAGACTCTCTTCCTGCAGCATCACCTAGGTTGCTTTCAACCCACATTCCATACTCATCGTTACCAAAATCCGTTTTGGGCGGTCGGATTGTGTACATTGCTAGGAACCCTAAAGatgtttttgtttccttctgGAAATTTTCGGAGCAGTTTGCGtcaaaaaataaccaaaaacctCAAGAATCACCAAGTATTTCTATGGAAGAGGCATTTGAGTTGTTTTGCAATGGGGTTTCAACTAATGGCCCCTTCTGGGATCATGTTTTAGGGTACTGGAAAGCGAGCACGGAACGCCCTGATGAGGTGCTGTTTGTGAAGTACGAGGACATGAAGAGGGACACAATGCACCATGTGAAGAAGCTGGCTGAGTTCATGGGGCATCCTTTTTCGTCGGAGGAAGAGAGGGAAGGTGTGCTGCAAGAAGTGATAGAGTTGTGCAGTTTTGAGAATTTGAGTAACTTGGAGGTGAACAAAAGTGGGACATTCCAA TTACTGGTGGACAACAGTGCCTTCTTCCGGCGAGGTGAGGTCGGAGACTCCAAGAACCATCTGACACCTGAGATGCTCGAGCGTCTTGACAAAATCACACAAGAAAAGTTGGGCACTTTTGGTTTGGAACTTTAG
- the LOC137710767 gene encoding isoaspartyl peptidase/L-asparaginase 1-like has protein sequence MGWAIALHGGAGDIPLSLPPERRLPREAGLRHSLHIGVVALKANTPPLDVVELVVRELENIPHFNAGKGSVLTTDGTVEMEACIMDDKKRCGAVSGLTTVVNPISLARLVMEKTPHIYLAFDGAEAFAREQGVETLDSSHFITPENIERLSQAKEAKRVQIDYTQPLHKDEKKETPDADGDSKLGTVGCVAVDSFGNLASATSTGGLVNKMVGRIGDTPIIGAGTYANNLCAVSATGKGEAIIRGTVARDVAALMEFKGVSLKEAAAYVVEEGTPKGNVGLVAVSAAGEVTMPFNTTGMFRACATEDGYSEIAIWPNSVENGVDKH, from the exons atggggtggGCAATAGCACTTCACGGCGGCGCAGGTGACATCCCGCTCTCTCTTCCACCTGAGCGCCGCCTGCCTCGCGAGGCCGGCCTCCGCCACAGCCTCCACATCGGCGTCGTAGCTCTCAAAGCCAACACCCCACCTTTGGACGTCGTTGAGCTTGTG GTTAGGGAGCTAGAGAACATTCCACACTTCAATGCTGGAAAGGGGTCAGTGCTAACCACAGATGGCACAGTTGAAATGGAAGCTTGCATCATGGATGACAAAAAGAGATGTGGAGCTGTTTCTGGACTCACCACTGTCGTCAATCCCATCTCTTTAGCACGATTGGTCATGGAGAAAACTCCTCACATTTATCTTGCTTTTGATGGAGCAGAAGCCTTTGCTAGGGAACag GGTGTTGAGACACTAGATTCGAGTCATTTCATTACCCCGGAGAACATAGAAAGGCTCAGTCAGGCAAAAGAAGCCAAGAGAGTTCAG ATTGATTATACACAACCCCTTCACAAAGATGAGAAGAAAGAAACACCAGACGCTGATGGTGATAGTAAACTTGGGACTGTTGGATGTGTGGCTGTTGATAGTTTCGGAAATTTAGCTTCTGCAACTTCCACTGGCGGATTAGTCAACAAGATGGTTGGCCGGATTGGGGACACACCCATCATTGGTGCAGGGACATATGCCAACAATCTCTGCGCAGTTTCTGCTACTGGCAAAGGCGAAGCAATTATTCGTGGCACAGTTGCAAGGGATGTGGCAGCTCTTATGGAGTTTAAAGGTGTTTCTCTCAAAGAAGCAGCAGCTTATGTCGTGGAGGAGGGTACTCCAAAAGGCAATGTAGGGCTGGTTGCTGTGTCTGCCGCAGGGGAAGTCACGATGCCTTTCAATACCACTGGTATGTTTCGAGCTTGCGCTACTGAAGATGGGTATTCGGAGATTGCAATATGGCCTAATTCTGTGGAAAATGGAGTGGATAAGCATTGA
- the LOC137710523 gene encoding isoaspartyl peptidase/L-asparaginase 1-like, producing the protein MGWAIALHGGAGGIPLSLPPERRLPCEAGIRHCLHIGVEALKANTSPLDVVELVVRELENNPHFNAGKGSVLTTDGTVEMEACIMDDKKRCGAVSGLTTVVNPISLARLVMEKTPHIYLAFDGAEAFAREQGVETLDSSHFITPDNVERLNKAKEAKRVQIDYTQPLHKDKKEETPDADGDSKLGTVGCVAVDSFGNLASATSTGGFVNKMVGRIGDTPIIGAGTYANNLCAVSATGKGEAIIRGTVARDVAALMEFKGVSLKEAAAYVVEESTPKGNVGLIAVSAAGEVTMPFNTTGMFRACATEDGYSEIGIWPNSMENGVDKH; encoded by the exons atggggtggGCGATAGCACTTCACGGTGGCGCAGGTGGCATCCCGCTCTCTCTTCCACCTGAGCGCCGCCTGCCTTGCGAGGCCGGCATCCGCCACTGCCTCCACATCGGCGTCGAAGCTCTCAAAGCCAACACCTCACCTTTGGACGTCGTTGAGCTTGTG GTTCGGGAGCTAGAGAACAATCCACACTTCAATGCTGGAAAGGGGTCAGTGCTAACCACAGATGGCACAGTTGAAATGGAAGCTTGCATCATGGATGACAAAAAGCGATGTGGAGCTGTTTCTGGACTCACCACTGTCGTCAATCCCATCTCTTTAGCAAGATTGGTCATGGAGAAAACTCCTCACATTTATCTTGCTTTTGATGGAGCAGAAGCCTTTGCTAGGGaacag GGTGTTGAGACTCTAGATTCGAGTCATTTCATTACCCCGGATAACGTAGAAAGGCTCAACAAGGCAAAAGAAGCCAAGAGAGTTCAG ATTGATTATACACAACCCCTTCACAAAGATAAGAAGGAAGAAACACCAGACGCTGATGGTGATAGTAAACTTGGGACTGTTGGATGCGTGGCCGTTGATAGTTTCGGAAATTTAGCTTCTGCAACTTCTACTGGCGGATTTGTCAACAAGATGGTTGGCCGGATTGGGGACACGCCCATCATTGGTGCAGGGACATATGCCAACAATCTCTGCGCAGTTTCTGCTACGGGCAAAGGTGAAGCAATTATTCGTGGCACGGTTGCAAGGGATGTGGCAGCTCTTATGGAGTTCAAAGGTGTTTCTCTCAAAGAAGCAGCAGCTTATGTCGTGGAGGAGAGTACTCCAAAAGGCAATGTAGGGCTGATTGCTGTGTCTGCTGCAGGGGAAGTCACGATGCCTTTCAATACCACCGGTATGTTTCGAGCTTGCGCTACTGAGGATGGGTATTCGGAGATTGGAATATGGCCTAATTCTATGGAAAATGGAGTGGATAAGCATTGA